A single window of Acanthopagrus latus isolate v.2019 chromosome 1, fAcaLat1.1, whole genome shotgun sequence DNA harbors:
- the pld5 gene encoding inactive phospholipase D5 isoform X2 yields the protein MAGPTPQEPMKNQQKCIAIFALLCCFAVLVALIFSSVNVWGDDEDGITEENCSSDCRIVLVENIPDDLALHMDVRPHLPLSAGFHTLLDQAKHSVEVVSPVWALNPWDPETTPSTAKQGQLLFQRLLSLKSRGVKLKIASSLTNSAELKTLAAHNAEVHFVNMTALTRGRLHSSFWIVDRTHIYIGSADMDWRSLSKRKELGVVVYNCSCLALDLHRVFLFYWQLHERDYIPSIWSKRVTAIYGRHDALELQLNATQATAYVSTSPELFCAKDRTRDVDAIYQVIQSAKTFIFISVTDYLPLVTRSFRGTSVTRYWSLIDEAIREAVVLRGIRVRLLISFWKKTHPLTFNFVTSLKSLCTQLLNCSLEVRFFSHKEPKDDIQHGLNHNKYMVTDNAVYIGNHDWVGSDFAVNAGVGLVVKMKDSLHERGVTILEHVKAAFERDWRSRYAKSLQGNKDQHDKYRHLHQGKIRLESKEENEWSNPL from the exons ATGGCGGGACCGACCCCACAGGAGCCCATGAAG AACCAGCAGAAGTGCATCGCCATCTTCGCCCTTCTTTGCTGCTTTGCCGTGCTGGTGGCGCTCATCTTTTCATCCGTTAATGTCTGGGGGGACGATGAGGACGGGATCACAGAGGAAAACTGCAGCAGCGACTGCCG CATCGTGCTTGTGGAGAACATTCCGGACGACCTCGCCCTCCACATGGACGTCAGACCCCACCTGCCCCTCTCCGCTGGCTTCCACACGCTGTTGGATCAAGCAAAGCACTCGGTCGAGGTGGTGTCACCTGTCTGGGCCTTAAACCCGTGGGACCCGGAAACAACGCCAAGCACTGCCAAACAG GGTCAGCTTTTGTTCCAGAGACTGCTCAGCCTGAAATCTCGTGGGGTTAAACTGAAGATTGCCAGCAGTCTGACTAACTCTGCTGAACTGAAGACCTTGGCAGCGCACA ATGCAGAGGTTCATTTCGTTAACATGACAGCTCTTACCAGGGGAAGACTACATTCCTCGTTCTGGATAGTGGATCGGACGCACATTTACATCGGGAGCGCTGACATGGACTGGAGGTCACTCTCCAAG AGAAAAGAACTGGGGGTGGTGGTGtataactgcagctgtctggCTCTGGACCTCCACCGAGTCTTTCTGTTTTACTGGCAGCTTCACGAGAGGGACTACATCCCCTCCATCTGGTCGAAGAGAGTTACAGCCATCTACGGGAGGCACGACGCCCTGGAGCTGCAACTCAACGCCACCCAGGCCACTGCTTATGTGTCT ACTTCTCCTGAACTCTTCTGCGCTAAAGATCGCACCAGAGATGTAGATGCAATCTATCAGGTCATCCAGAGTGCAAAGACATTTATCTTCATATCGGTGACAGACTACCTCCCTCTGGTAACCAGGAGTTTCAGAGGAACCTCAGTCACAAG GTACTGGTCGCTTATCGACGAGGCGATCAGAGAGGCGGTGGTGCTGAGAGGAATCAGAGTTCGCCTGCTGATCAGCTTCTGGAAGAAGACTCACCCGCTCACCTTTAACTTCGTCACCTCCCTCAAGTCGCTCTGCACGCAGCTGCTCAACTGTTCGTTAGAGGTG AGGTTTTTCAGTCACAAGGAGCCAAAGGATGATATTCAACATGGACTCAACCACAACAAGTACATGGTGACCGACAATGCTGTCTACATAG GTAACCATGACTGGGTTGGAAGTGACTTTGCCGTTAATGCAGGAGTCGGGCTGGTGGTCAAGATGAAAGACAGTCTTCATGAGAGGGGGGTGACGATCCTGGAGCACGTCAAGGCTGCGTTTGAAAGAGACTGGAGGTCACGTTACGCCAAGAGTCTGCAAGGAAACAAAGATCAACATGACAAATACAGACACCTGCACCAAGGGAAGATCCGTCTGGAGAGCAAGGAGGAAAACGAGTGGAGCAACCCTTTATAA
- the pld5 gene encoding inactive phospholipase D5 isoform X1 translates to MEMSDDPRSRGPAEAPPALPPGVTPMKGSSYSAVQQQGYSASIFLKRKDKLEKNQQKCIAIFALLCCFAVLVALIFSSVNVWGDDEDGITEENCSSDCRIVLVENIPDDLALHMDVRPHLPLSAGFHTLLDQAKHSVEVVSPVWALNPWDPETTPSTAKQGQLLFQRLLSLKSRGVKLKIASSLTNSAELKTLAAHNAEVHFVNMTALTRGRLHSSFWIVDRTHIYIGSADMDWRSLSKRKELGVVVYNCSCLALDLHRVFLFYWQLHERDYIPSIWSKRVTAIYGRHDALELQLNATQATAYVSTSPELFCAKDRTRDVDAIYQVIQSAKTFIFISVTDYLPLVTRSFRGTSVTRYWSLIDEAIREAVVLRGIRVRLLISFWKKTHPLTFNFVTSLKSLCTQLLNCSLEVRFFSHKEPKDDIQHGLNHNKYMVTDNAVYIGNHDWVGSDFAVNAGVGLVVKMKDSLHERGVTILEHVKAAFERDWRSRYAKSLQGNKDQHDKYRHLHQGKIRLESKEENEWSNPL, encoded by the exons ATGGAAATGTCAGATGATCCAAGGTCGAGGGGGCCGGCGGAGGCTCCCCCAGCACTCCCGCCCGGCGTGACCCCGATGAAAGGCAGCAGCTACAGCGCGGTCCAGCAGCAGGGCTACTCCGCATCCATCTTCCTCAAACGCAAAGACAAGCTGGAAAAG AACCAGCAGAAGTGCATCGCCATCTTCGCCCTTCTTTGCTGCTTTGCCGTGCTGGTGGCGCTCATCTTTTCATCCGTTAATGTCTGGGGGGACGATGAGGACGGGATCACAGAGGAAAACTGCAGCAGCGACTGCCG CATCGTGCTTGTGGAGAACATTCCGGACGACCTCGCCCTCCACATGGACGTCAGACCCCACCTGCCCCTCTCCGCTGGCTTCCACACGCTGTTGGATCAAGCAAAGCACTCGGTCGAGGTGGTGTCACCTGTCTGGGCCTTAAACCCGTGGGACCCGGAAACAACGCCAAGCACTGCCAAACAG GGTCAGCTTTTGTTCCAGAGACTGCTCAGCCTGAAATCTCGTGGGGTTAAACTGAAGATTGCCAGCAGTCTGACTAACTCTGCTGAACTGAAGACCTTGGCAGCGCACA ATGCAGAGGTTCATTTCGTTAACATGACAGCTCTTACCAGGGGAAGACTACATTCCTCGTTCTGGATAGTGGATCGGACGCACATTTACATCGGGAGCGCTGACATGGACTGGAGGTCACTCTCCAAG AGAAAAGAACTGGGGGTGGTGGTGtataactgcagctgtctggCTCTGGACCTCCACCGAGTCTTTCTGTTTTACTGGCAGCTTCACGAGAGGGACTACATCCCCTCCATCTGGTCGAAGAGAGTTACAGCCATCTACGGGAGGCACGACGCCCTGGAGCTGCAACTCAACGCCACCCAGGCCACTGCTTATGTGTCT ACTTCTCCTGAACTCTTCTGCGCTAAAGATCGCACCAGAGATGTAGATGCAATCTATCAGGTCATCCAGAGTGCAAAGACATTTATCTTCATATCGGTGACAGACTACCTCCCTCTGGTAACCAGGAGTTTCAGAGGAACCTCAGTCACAAG GTACTGGTCGCTTATCGACGAGGCGATCAGAGAGGCGGTGGTGCTGAGAGGAATCAGAGTTCGCCTGCTGATCAGCTTCTGGAAGAAGACTCACCCGCTCACCTTTAACTTCGTCACCTCCCTCAAGTCGCTCTGCACGCAGCTGCTCAACTGTTCGTTAGAGGTG AGGTTTTTCAGTCACAAGGAGCCAAAGGATGATATTCAACATGGACTCAACCACAACAAGTACATGGTGACCGACAATGCTGTCTACATAG GTAACCATGACTGGGTTGGAAGTGACTTTGCCGTTAATGCAGGAGTCGGGCTGGTGGTCAAGATGAAAGACAGTCTTCATGAGAGGGGGGTGACGATCCTGGAGCACGTCAAGGCTGCGTTTGAAAGAGACTGGAGGTCACGTTACGCCAAGAGTCTGCAAGGAAACAAAGATCAACATGACAAATACAGACACCTGCACCAAGGGAAGATCCGTCTGGAGAGCAAGGAGGAAAACGAGTGGAGCAACCCTTTATAA